Genomic DNA from Desulfuromonadales bacterium:
ATCCGCGAAGGGCTGACCAAACCCTGAGCAACTGCGGGTCACCGGAACCCGGGAAGAAACAAAATGTGCCCGCGTTCTTCGGAGCGCGGGCACATTTCATTTCAGCTGATCAGTACAGTTTCAGTCGGGATCCAGCCCGAGGAAGGTCCCCAGAGGCGGCAGCCCGGCCGCGGGGCGCCCGCCGGCGCCCACTGCGGGCAAGTTAATCGTCACCGGCGTGGCGAACGTTCCTCCGTTGGGGATCAGGAGCTGCGGATGATCGAAAGGAGCCATATCCTGGCGCACCCGTTCGTCGGTGAGGGCGAGCAGGAATTCGATAAGGGGTTCCTCATCCTCTTCGTCCAGGTTGATGAAGGCCATGTTGCGTTCGAGGTTGGCGACGTTGACGTCGCTGAAGTCTCCCTGGCGGTCGTAGAACTCGACCACTTGATCGAGGGTGGCCTGGCCGCCGTTGTGGAAGTAGGGCCCGGTCAGCTCGACATTGCGCAGACCCGGAATCTTGAAGGCGCCGTCCACGCCGACCCGGTCGTCTGCGGGACACGGGGCAAGAGGCGGCTCCCCGCACTCGTCGTCCGGCAGCTCAGGGGCGAAACCGAGTTCCTGGAGCGCCTGCCGTGCGAAGGAGAGGGGGAAGCCGCCTTCCACGCCGCCGCGGCCCAGGTCTTCTGCGATCGGCCGGACACCGATGTTGGCGAAGCCGTTGTCGATGAAGGCCGTCGCATCGGCGATCTGGAGAAAGCCGCCGACAAGTTCGGTCGTTTCCTCCACCTCGATCGGCTCCTCCTCCACGCTGGCAACGGAAGCATCGGTGAGCTCCGGGCCGCCGTGGCAGCTTACGCAGTTGCCGGCACCGATCTCGACGCCGAAGACGGCCTCTGCCGCCTCGATGGCCGCGTCGACCTCGAGGGGGTTGCCACGCGCACCCCGGTTGATGAAGACCACCAGCCCCTGGAGCTGCTCTTGATCCAGGGCGTCGTCGTCCCCGGCCATAAACCGGTCGAAGGGGGTCTGGTCCGAGACCAGCGTCGACTCGTACATCTGCACCGCCAGGCCGAAGAAGAGGCTGAAGTTGGCTTCCATCAGGGTGTAGTCTTCAGGAGTGAGCTGGTCCGAGTCCCAGTATTGGGGCCGGAAAGCCTGCTGGATCAGGGCGGCGTAGGAAAGGTTGATCCCGGTCTGGCCCTGCCGGGCCCGGGAGAAGCTGCCGAGCACGCTGTCCCTCGGGTCGACCATCTGCAGGCCCAGGGGGGTGAGGCTCAGGAGCTTGCGGCCGATGAGCGGGAAGGGGCGAGTGGGGTTGAAGAACGACATCTCCAGGTCGCTTTGGGGCGGACCCACGGCCTGAGAGGCCAGGCTCGAGTTGGGGATGAGCACCGACACCTGGCTCAGGTTGCCGAAAGCGTCCGCCACCCAGATCTTGGCGTTCTCGTCCAGGGGTCCGATTACGCTCACCCCGTTGAACTGGTTGTGGGCGCGGCCGTCAAAGAAGTTGGCGAAGTTGAACACCGCGTTGATCGTGGTGGGGGTGTTGCGCGGCTCCACCCGCCGCACGTTATTATCGATCAAGGCGGCATTCGGGTTGTCCAGGTTGAAGATCAGGTCGAGGATGGGGGTTCCCACGTCGTTGGGGTCTCCGGGGGTCACAGTGACAAAATCCGCCCTAAAGACCCCCATGGAGGAGGCCACGTCGTTCGTGTCGGCAAGGATCACCCTGTTGTTGAAGTTGTTCTCCTCGGGGTCCGCCAGGACAAAGAACGGGAAGTCCGCTTCCAGCAGGGTATAGTCGGGTTTAAACTGCGGAAATCCGGGCACCCCGAGGGTGGTGTTGCCGAAGACGGCATCCCCGGCCTTCAGCCCGGGGCTCAGCTGGTTGCGGGCGCGGCTGTCGGCTCCCGCATGAAAGTGGCAGGAAGCGCAGGCCTGGCCGTCGCTGCCTACCTGCATGTCCCAGAACAGCGCCTTGCCGAGGCGGATGGCTGCCATTCTCGCGCCGTTGCCGGGTTTGAGAAACTCGGTCAGGTTCTCCACCTCGGGAATCGGGACGGTAGTCAGAGAGTCGAGCCCTGCCGCCTGGGCCGCCGCCCGCACCAGGGCCGGGTTCAGGGCAGGCTCTTCGGCGGCAGCCTGCGCCTGGGAGCCCACCTCGATACCGTCTCCGAGGGTTCTTGGCAGCGCGCTTGAACCACCCCCTCCCCCGTCGCCGCAGCCGTACAGCGCCAGGCTGAAAGTCGCTGAAACGAGGAAAGTCACCGGCATCCAGCTTGGTAAAGCATGTCTCTTCATCACGTTTTCTCCCTTCTTCTCCATAGGTTGACGTTTTGCACCAAGTCTTCCAAGGTTATGCGAGAGCCGGCATCTGTCCATGCGTAGAAATACGCTATTCGCAGGGGGGAATTGCGCAACTTCTCTGGGGGAATGGAGCGGGAGGCGGTAGGGTATCCCTGTCGCCACTTGACTTGGAAATACAGGGACAACAGCGACGGGCTGTGTATTCAGCGCGGCAGGAGGAGTCGTGCAAACCAGTGGCTGTGGGGGAGCGGGCAGAGGGGGCAAGAGGAGAAGCCAAAGGGGGAGCGGCACGCCGCTCCCCCTTTGAGTCTGCAGACTTTCGAAAATTTAATTCATGGCTTCCTGGGCGTCGACCACGGCAACCGCGGCCATGTTGATGATGTCGGCGATGTCGTCGCCGCGCTGCAGCACATGCACCGGCTTCTTCATCCCCATCAGAATCGGCCCGACGGTCTCGGCGCCGCCGAGCTTGTTGAGCAGTTTGTAGCAGATGTTGCCCGATTGCAGATCGGGGAAGATCAGCACGTTGGCGTCCCCCTTGAGCTTGGAGAAGGGGAACTGGTTGGCCATCAGCTCAGGATCCAGAGCGACGTTGGCCTGCATCTCGCCGTCCACCACCAGTTCGGGCGCCCACTCCTTGACCAGTGAGGTCGCCCGCTTCACTTTCAGGGAGAGGGGATGCTCGGTGCTGCCGAAGTTGGAGAAGGAGAGCATGGCGACACGCGGCTCGACGTCGAAGTGCTTTGCCTTCTGGGCGGTGAGAATGGCGGTCTCGGCCAACTCCTCGGCGGTCGGCTCGATGGTCACCGTGGCGTCGGCGCAGAAGACGACGTCCTTCTTGAAGACCAGCATATAGACGCCGTGCACCTTGGAGAGGCCGTCCTGCTTGCCGATGATTTCCAGGGCCGGGCGGATGGTGTCGGGGTAGTGGTGGCTGATGCCCGAGACCAGGGCATCGGCATCGCCTTTTTCCACCATCATCGCCCCGAAGTAGTTGCGGTTCTTCTTGATCAGGCGCTTGGCTTCGGCCCGGGTCACCCCCTTGCGCTGCCGCATCTCGAAAAAGGCGTCGATGTACTCCCCGCGGGCGTCGGCCTTGGTGGGATCGATGATCTGCACACCTTTGAGGTCGAGGCCGAGTTCTTCGATCTTGTTATAGATCTCCAGTTCGTCGCCGAGCAGGATAGGGATGGCGATCCCTTCGTCGACCAGGACCTGAGCGGCGCGCAGGATTTTCTCCTCCTCCCCCTCGGGGAAGACGATCCGTTTCGGGTTCGCCTTGGCTTTGTTGATCAGGGTCCGCATGATCTCCTTGGAGCGGCCCTGCAGCGCCTCCAGCTGCTCCTTGTATTTTTCCATGTCGGCGATGGGACGACGGGCGACGCCGCTGTCCATGGCCGCCTGGGCAACCGCCGGGGCGACGTGCAGCAGCACCCTCGGGTCGAAGGGCTTGGGAATCAGGTACTCCCGGCCGAAGCTGATCTCGACGTTGCCGTAGGCCTTGCGCACCGAGTCGGGCACGTCCTGCTTGGCCAGGTTCGCCAGCGCCAGGCAGGCCGCCATCTTCATCTCATCGTTGATGGCGCTGGCGTGGGTGTCCAGCGCCCCGCGGAAGAGAAAGGGGAAGCAGAGCACGTTGTTGACCTGGTTGTTGTAGTCCGAGCGGCCGGTGCCGACGATGACGTCGTCGCGCACCGCCTTGGCCTCGGCGGGAGTGATCTCCGGGTCGGGGTTGGCCATGGCGAAGATGACCGGGTCCTTGGCCATTGAGCGCACCATCTCGGGGGTAACCGCGCCCTTGGCCGAGACGCCGAAGAAGACGTCGGCGCCGACCATCGCATCTTCGAGGGTGCGGGCGGCGGTGTCGTTGGCCAGGCGTTCCTTGTACAGGTTCATCCCCTCGGTGCGACCCTTGTAGATGACCCCCTTGGTATCGCAGGCGTACAGGTTCTCCGGGCGGGCGCCCAGCACCAGGGCCATGTTGGCGCAGGCGACGCCGGCGGCGCCGGCGCCGTTGACGACGATCTTGACCTCCTCGATCTTCTTGCCGACAATCTCCAGTGCGTTCAGAAGACCGGCGTTGGCGATGATCGCGGTGCCGTGCTGGTCATCGTGGAAGACCGGGATATTCATGATCTTCTTGAGCTCTTCCTCGATGTAGAAACACTCGGGGCCCTTAATGTCCTCCAGGTTGATGCCGCCGAAGGTCGGCTCCAGAATTTTGACCGTGCGGATGATCTCGTCGGAGTCCTTGGTGTTGAGTTCGATATCGAACACGTCGACGTCGGCGAAACGCTTGAAGAGAACCCCCTTGCCCTCCATGACCGGCTTGCCGGCCATGGCGCCGATATCTCCGAGGCCGAGCACCGCGGTGCCGTTGGAGACGACCGCTACCAGGTTTCCCTTGGCCGTGTACTCATAGGCCAGGTTGGGGTTCTTCTCGATTTCCAGGCAGGGTTCGGCTACCCCCGGGCTGTAGGCGAGGGAAAGATCCCGGCTGGTGGCGCAGGGCTTGGTGGTGATGACTTCGATTTTGCCTTTGCGGCCCATACTGTGGTAGTCGAGGGCGTCCTGACGCTTGGACATGGTTCCATAGCCTCCCTGTGTTGATTTTTACTTTCCTTAAAGTATTCGCTTCCTGGTAATTCGTCTCTTTCTTGAGACAATATTATAATTATTGTAAAAGTGCGACCCCGGATCGCTAAAACTCGGGTCATTTTTTTAGTCAAATTAAACTTTAAAATAGCCGCCTTTCGCTTGCCTTGTCAAGCGGAATATCGATGCGGCTGGTGCAATGGAAACCTTG
This window encodes:
- a CDS encoding cytochrome c peroxidase; this translates as MKRHALPSWMPVTFLVSATFSLALYGCGDGGGGGSSALPRTLGDGIEVGSQAQAAAEEPALNPALVRAAAQAAGLDSLTTVPIPEVENLTEFLKPGNGARMAAIRLGKALFWDMQVGSDGQACASCHFHAGADSRARNQLSPGLKAGDAVFGNTTLGVPGFPQFKPDYTLLEADFPFFVLADPEENNFNNRVILADTNDVASSMGVFRADFVTVTPGDPNDVGTPILDLIFNLDNPNAALIDNNVRRVEPRNTPTTINAVFNFANFFDGRAHNQFNGVSVIGPLDENAKIWVADAFGNLSQVSVLIPNSSLASQAVGPPQSDLEMSFFNPTRPFPLIGRKLLSLTPLGLQMVDPRDSVLGSFSRARQGQTGINLSYAALIQQAFRPQYWDSDQLTPEDYTLMEANFSLFFGLAVQMYESTLVSDQTPFDRFMAGDDDALDQEQLQGLVVFINRGARGNPLEVDAAIEAAEAVFGVEIGAGNCVSCHGGPELTDASVASVEEEPIEVEETTELVGGFLQIADATAFIDNGFANIGVRPIAEDLGRGGVEGGFPLSFARQALQELGFAPELPDDECGEPPLAPCPADDRVGVDGAFKIPGLRNVELTGPYFHNGGQATLDQVVEFYDRQGDFSDVNVANLERNMAFINLDEEDEEPLIEFLLALTDERVRQDMAPFDHPQLLIPNGGTFATPVTINLPAVGAGGRPAAGLPPLGTFLGLDPD
- a CDS encoding NADP-dependent malic enzyme; this encodes MSKRQDALDYHSMGRKGKIEVITTKPCATSRDLSLAYSPGVAEPCLEIEKNPNLAYEYTAKGNLVAVVSNGTAVLGLGDIGAMAGKPVMEGKGVLFKRFADVDVFDIELNTKDSDEIIRTVKILEPTFGGINLEDIKGPECFYIEEELKKIMNIPVFHDDQHGTAIIANAGLLNALEIVGKKIEEVKIVVNGAGAAGVACANMALVLGARPENLYACDTKGVIYKGRTEGMNLYKERLANDTAARTLEDAMVGADVFFGVSAKGAVTPEMVRSMAKDPVIFAMANPDPEITPAEAKAVRDDVIVGTGRSDYNNQVNNVLCFPFLFRGALDTHASAINDEMKMAACLALANLAKQDVPDSVRKAYGNVEISFGREYLIPKPFDPRVLLHVAPAVAQAAMDSGVARRPIADMEKYKEQLEALQGRSKEIMRTLINKAKANPKRIVFPEGEEEKILRAAQVLVDEGIAIPILLGDELEIYNKIEELGLDLKGVQIIDPTKADARGEYIDAFFEMRQRKGVTRAEAKRLIKKNRNYFGAMMVEKGDADALVSGISHHYPDTIRPALEIIGKQDGLSKVHGVYMLVFKKDVVFCADATVTIEPTAEELAETAILTAQKAKHFDVEPRVAMLSFSNFGSTEHPLSLKVKRATSLVKEWAPELVVDGEMQANVALDPELMANQFPFSKLKGDANVLIFPDLQSGNICYKLLNKLGGAETVGPILMGMKKPVHVLQRGDDIADIINMAAVAVVDAQEAMN